The sequence tttttatgtttaggtaattagtaaatattatttttcattaataattaaactgaaataggtttcagtttttgtgaaaaatgaatatttgacattttaatttttttttttgataaattttggttttcaataataattatgtatattctgtgttaaaagttttttcaaacgTCATCAATTTAGTGATGTTTAAGCAGCATCAGCTATTTGGTAATGAGTGATATCATATAGTGGAAGAGATAAAAACCagcacaaaattattttgtaatttttagcatACTCAATAAACATTTTTCGTTATAACTTGgctgtataaaatacaatatgaaaaatcaaggtgttgttttgtttataataaaatacttaaaatgtttGCTAGTAAACAGATACTATATAATGTTAATAGTTCTGGAACTATTCAtgcagtgaaaaattaaatttatctatctaTTCAAGTCTTGAGCATATTTGTTTAAAGTAATgtccaatattttatttaaatagcagaTCTGTTTTTgaggtataaataatattttaaaaaatacagaattatagATATGAATAACCATGTATTTCCATATCTACATTTATAGGACCTTCTTTCTTGGATTGATGTTAAGAACTACTAAAATgtgggaaaacattttttatacactctgtatattaatatttatttataaaaaaaaaaattgaaaacttatttaattatgtatgtaaaaatttctGAGACTATTagtttcatcaaataaaattttatttacagttcaaaattaccatttttttttttttaactttaggcCTAATCTTGCAAAATActtaccaattatttttattttgtttttaaaataaagtccAGATTCACAGTTTTACActtaacatcataaaaaaaagaactctTAGATTCTAAaagttttactattaaaagaaagagCCATGATTAGATAATTTTGCCTTAAATAACCACCATTTTtgttaatcaaatgaaatatgTAGATATGTTTAgggattttcttattatttttcataagatattatgatataatattatgatattatatgatattattatgatattatgataagatattattattaattatttttcttacatatttttctaGAGAAAAATATGTGAATCTTATATCGTATAACAAGTTTTGTACAAAACTCCGAGACAGTATACCAAACTCTGAGAcagtaaagatttattaatttatttatttttttaattattgtagtctGGTAAGTGATTACTGGTGATCTAGATTTAGCagcctaacccaccgggttggtctagtggttaacgcgtcttcccaaatcagccgatttggaagtcgagagttacagcgttcaagccctagtaaagcaagttatttttacacggatttgaatactagatcgtggataccagtgttctttggtggttgggtttcaattaaccacacatctcaggaaaagtcgaactgagaatgtacaagactacacttcatttacactcatacatatcatccccattcatcctctgaagattatctaaacagtagttactggaggctaaacaggaaaaagagagagagagatttagcAGCCtgataaaaactgttaattatctagtttgttttgtttgtacCTATAATTAACCAAAACTCAGTAAATactcaaaaaactgaaaaaatagaactaccaaaattattttgtgtaaatttttttcatgttcatttattttcttagtgAATGTAGATGTATATTCATTTTTCCATTGCTAATTTATTccagaatttttatataagtatatggTGTGTTTCAGTTGGCCAGTGCGGAAATCAAATTGGCAGTACCTTCTGGCCATTGGTTTTAAAAGAGCATGGCATTTCTACTGACatcaaaattaaccaaaaatctgTTCTCAGTGACGCACTACCTAGTTTCTTCTACTGCCCTTCTGATGTCCCTCAGTCAGGATATTCTTCAATCAGTGACTTGAAGAAAGCCAATGTTAAAGCAAGAGTTAGTATTACAatctattgattattatttatttattattttcttagtacTTTAATGGGGTCAATCTGAAATTTAATACATGAATtaataccaaatattttattttatatttaaatttctttttaaataaatgcagagtataaaaaattaaacatatatttaatttttggtgtgaAAAATCTTATTGATCTATCAGAACTTGttgattttttagtgttttaaattaCAGTGTGAtagattcattatatttatttaagtgaaGCTGATATTTTcttcaacaaataaaaaccaaGACAACTATTAGACTGTTTTTTTTCTGGCATGAAGAAAGGTGAGCAAGTTGGTATTGAATTTGATAAACTCTGTAGTGATGAAATTTTTATCTCTTCCACTTTTTAAGGTAGCTTTGTCAGttagtgataaatatatatactatttttccaGATTTACAGTTCTTTGAACTAATTcttaaacttttcatttaaattatttgttttttagttaaataaattgtttaaattaattgttataaatgtaattaattcttgtatattttctataaatatctaCGTTAATTGTACttggaattattatttcattaattccttcttgcataaaattattctaaaattcaatttgaaaatacaaTACTATAACTTTTTGATATTCTATTTATTAGAATTCTATTCTTAATATgttgatttctttcttttgttacattaataaccatacattatataataaactattgtaatgattttttttctgaattgttatcatttttataatggcAGATGTGAGCATGATGGAGGAGAAATGCAACTCAGCAAAGAAGTATAAACATGATGATCAAGAGTTTAATCCAGTGTTAGTAAATGTTTTTGATGATGAGAGGACATTAGATGAAGAAGAAGCATTAGAGCCGACTGAGGATCCACAAACTGAGCTTCAAAATTTGCAAAGAGAAGGGGATATGCCATTAGAAGAATTACTCGCATTATGTGGATATACTGATACAAAACAAGAAAACGATTCAGATTCTTCAGATAGTAGTAAATCTCAAGATCATCAAGCACCCGAGAAGAAGACACCtgtaaaatcagatttaaaatataagaaagatcAGGAGGTTgaggaaattaaaataagtattaaagaagaagaggaagaggaGGAGGAAGAAGAAGACGAAATGGAAGACGAAAAACCAGAACGATCAGAACTATGTAAACTATATGAAGATATTCTTCCAGACACAACTTCTGGGAGCTCGAGACCACTCAGGTCGCTTAGACCGCAGAGTGAAGAAGAGGATGAAGATAATGATTATAGTCCTgaagaagaagaattaaagaAGACAATTATGGTCGGAAGCAATTACCAAGCTTATATTCCTGAAGGCCTTTGTAAGTACGATGATGCATTGCCTTATGAAAATGAAGATAAGTTGCTATGGGATCCCAGTTCGCTTACAGCTGAGCAGATAGAAAAGTATTTGGTGAAAGCACAGGAAGTGCTGATCAATAGCGCCCAAGGTGTCAATGCTATCCCGATGGGTGCTCATACAAGAGATGATGAGCAAGCTCTGTACTTATTGTTTCAGTGTGATTATAATATGGATGAAGCCTTAAGaagaatgaaaatgaatgtttctGGTCCCACAGATACTATGAGCCTTTGGTCTGAAGAAGAGTGTCGGAATTTTGAGACCGGTTTCAGAACCTATGGAAAGAATTTTCACCTTATCcaattaaataaagtaagaaCGCGTTCGGTTGGTGAATTAGTTCAGTTctattatttatggaaaaaaactGAGCGTCATGATATATTTGCTAATAAAGCTAGattagaaaagaagaaatatactTTACATCCTGGTATTACAGATTACATGGACAGATTTTTAGAAGATCAAGACAGTGCAGGAGGAAATGAAAGTGGAACAGCTGGTAGCGGTGGCTTTCAGAGGGACCGTAGTTCTTCACCGAATGTTCAGTGTCTTATTTATGGTGATCATAAACGGCAAGGTAGAAGTAGCACAAGTAGTCCTAGTAATGCTGGGAAAGAAAGTAATGTTTCGACTACAGCTACAGATAACGTGAAGCCATTAGAAACATCGTCTAAAAAAAGTGAATCTGTTAAAAGTGAGCTGGGTGATGGTAGTACTAATCAGTTATCTAATGTGAAACAAACTGAGAGTTCATCTCTAACTCATACATCAGAATCTTCATCATCTCTATgacagtgaatatttttttatttttattcttatttttatttctaattaattatatttgaaaaagaatgCTAATGTTCctatagatgtatttttttttatcaatatttttaaaaacttaaattaaagaactaataaagcaatttattaaaaataatttttatataacaaactcTAGGATTTAAAGTTAcctagatttatttttactgaaggtAAATGTGAAGTgtcattaattttctgtaaacatACCTGTGGGTATGTTTTCCCACTGATAGATATGACTTATTCTGAATGATGtgttttgcattaattttttttaatactgtcaaaaaatcttttatttagtgtatcgtactatttttattataaaacaactgaCATGGGTAATCTAGAAA comes from Lycorma delicatula isolate Av1 chromosome 3, ASM4794821v1, whole genome shotgun sequence and encodes:
- the LOC142322130 gene encoding mesoderm induction early response protein 1-like isoform X1 — its product is MMEEKCNSAKKYKHDDQEFNPVLVNVFDDERTLDEEEALEPTEDPQTELQNLQREGDMPLEELLALCGYTDTKQENDSDSSDSSKSQDHQAPEKKTPVKSDLKYKKDQEVEEIKISIKEEEEEEEEEEDEMEDEKPERSELCKLYEDILPDTTSGSSRPLRSLRPQSEEEDEDNDYSPEEEELKKTIMVGSNYQAYIPEGLCKYDDALPYENEDKLLWDPSSLTAEQIEKYLVKAQEVLINSAQGVNAIPMGAHTRDDEQALYLLFQCDYNMDEALRRMKMNVSGPTDTMSLWSEEECRNFETGFRTYGKNFHLIQLNKVRTRSVGELVQFYYLWKKTERHDIFANKARLEKKKYTLHPGITDYMDRFLEDQDSAGGNESGTAGSGGFQRDRSSSPNVQCLIYGDHKRQGRSSTSSPSNAGKESNVSTTATDNVKPLETSSKKSESVKSELGDGSTNQLSNVKQTESSSLTHTSESSSSL